In Rhodococcus qingshengii JCM 15477, the sequence GATGGCGGACACCGGCAAGCCGATCACGCAGGCACGCGAACTCGACGTCGCGCGCGCCCTGACGAACTTCCGCACCTTCGCCGACATCGTCGCCGCGGCGGGACAGGAATCGTTTGTCACGGATCTCGCGGGCGGCAAGCAGGCGCTGAACTACGCGATCCGCAAGCCGCTCGGCGTCGTCGCCGTGATCGTTCCGTGGAACCTGCCGCTGCTTCTCCTGACCTGGAAGGTTGCGCCCGCGCTCGCGTGCGGAAACTCCGTGGTGGTCAAACCCTCCGAGGAGACCCCGGCGACTGCGTCGTTGCTGGCCGAGGTGCTCGAAGAGGTCGGCCTGCCTGCCGGCGTCTACAACGTCGTCCATGGATTCGGTGCGAACTCGGCCGGCGAGTTCCTCACCACGCACCCCGGTATCGACGGGGTCACCTTCACCGGATCTTCGGCAACGGGTTCGCATGTCATGAAAACCGTTGCGCCGCGAGTCCGTCCGGTCTCGTTCGAGCTCGGCGGCAAGAACGCCGCGATCGTCTTCGACGACGTCGACATCGACGAAGCCCTGACGGGCCTGACCAAATCGGTGTTCACCAATACCGGCCAGGTCTGCCTGTGCACCGAGCGGGTGTACGTGCACCGCAGCATTTTCGACGACATCGCCGGTGGACTCGTCGAGCGGGCAGCAGGACTGCGTCTGGGCGACCCGACGCTCGATGCAACGACGACCGGACCGCTCATTTCGCAGGCACACCGGAAGAAGGTACTCGACTACTTCGAGATCGCCGAGCAGGAAGGCGCGAAAGTGCTGACCGGCGGCGGTATTCCGGACCTCGGACAGGAACTGTCGGGCGGATCCTGGATCGAACCCACCCTGTGGACAGGCTTGACCAACAAGGATCGCGCCGTGCGCGAGGAGATCTTCGGACCCGTCGCAGCACTCATTCCGTTCGAGACCGAAGCCGAAGCGATCGCCCTCGCAAACGACACCGAGTACGGCCTTGCTGCCTCCGTGTGGACCAACGACCTGCGCCGCGGGCACCGCGTCGCGCAGAAGATGAACGTCGGAATCTCCTGGGTCAATACGTGGTTCACCCGCGAACTGCGATCTCCCTTCGGCGGCATGGGCCTGTCCGGCATCGGACGTGAGGGCGGCGAGTCCTCGCTGCACTTCTACACCGAACCGACGAATGTATGTGTGCAACTGTGAACATCGAAACCGCAAAAGATTTCCAGAAATGAGCGAGGCGTGATGACAGCCCCCGAAGACACCGTATCCGCGCTCGCGCGTCGCCTCGACGACGCTGCGCAGACGCGCACCGACACGCCGAGCCTCGCCGACGAACACACCATCGACATCGACCAGGCCTACCGGATCCAGAACGAACTCCTCGAACGGCGCACCAGCCGTGGTGAATCGATTGTGGGCATCAAGCTCGGCTTCACGAGCAAAGCGAAGATGGCGCAGATGGGTGTCTCCGAAGTGATCGTCGGTCAGTTGACCGACGCGATGTGCGTGAGCAACGGCGGCGAAGTCGACCTGAGGACGTTCATTCATCCCAAGATCGAACCCGAAGTGGCATACCGCCTGTCGAAGGACGTCGATCTCGACGATCCGAACGTCGACATCGAAACCTGCGTCGACGCACTGGCTCCCGCAATGGAGATCATCGACTCGCGGTACCGCGACTTCCGCTTCACCTACACCGACGTCGTCGCTGACAACACCAGCGCTGCCGGGTACGTGATCGGGAGGTGGCTGCCGCTACAGAACGTCGAAGACCGTTCCGTACGTATGGAAGTCGGCGGTGAGACGGTAGTCGGGTCCACGTCGGCCATTCTCGGCGATCCGGCGCGCGCTTTGCATGCACTGCTCGACATCGCCCGCCGACGCCGAATCCCGTTGCGCGCCGGGCAGGTAATTCTGGCCGGTGCCGCCACAGCAGCTGTGCGACTCGACGAGGGCGTCGCACAGTGCACGATCGACGGACTCGGAACCGTCACGGTGAAAGGTGTGAAGCGATGAGTGGGGCGCAGGTCATCGAGAAGCTGGCGAAGCCGCGCGGAAAGTTCCCCCACGTCAAGGTGGTCGGCGATTTCGTCTATGTCTCCGGGACCAGTTCGCGTCGACCCGACAACACGTTTGTCGGCGTCGAGGTCGACGAGATGGGGACCACGGCGCTCGACATTCGGGCGCAGACGCGTGCCGTCATCGAGAACATCGCGGCGATTCTCGCCGAAGTGGGTGGAGAACTGAGTGATCTGGTTCAGGTCACCTCCTACCTGGTGTCGATGAACGACTTCGGCGGATACAACGAGGTGTACGCCGAACTGTTCGACGAAAACGGTCCGACGAGAACGACTGTGGCTGTTCACCAGCTGCCCCACCCTCACCTGCTCATCGAAATTTCCGGCGTGGCGTACGTGCCCGCCTCCCGACGCTCGGCGTCCGAAGATACGGAGAATGCATCATGACCACGATTCCTCCCGTCATCGACTTCAAGAAGTGGATCGACGACAACCGCCACCTCCTGCAGCCGCCCGTCAACAATCAGACGATGGCGCTCGGAGACGATTTCATCGTGCAGGTCGTCGGCGGCCCCAACCAGCGGACCGACTACCACCTCGATCCGTACGAGGAGTGGTTCTACCAGCTCGAAGGCGACATCCACGTCAATGTCATGACCGAAGACGGTCCTCAGCGCGTCGACATTCGCGAGGGTGAAACTTGGTTGCTGCCAGGAGACATTCCGCATTCGCCGCAGCGTCCCACCGCGGGCTCGATCGGCCTGGTCATCGAACGCGTCCGCAAGGAAGGCACGCTCGAGAAGTTCCAGTGGTACTGCCTCGAATGTGATCACAAGATTCACGAGGTCGAACTTCAGGTGCGC encodes:
- a CDS encoding 2-hydroxymuconic semialdehyde dehydrogenase — encoded protein: MTSQCDGWIRNYVDGSYVEPDESSSFDQVDPATGRVLARVHEADKALVDRAVTSARRALDNGWADTPVRERTALLRRAADRIEERFEEFVAAEMADTGKPITQARELDVARALTNFRTFADIVAAAGQESFVTDLAGGKQALNYAIRKPLGVVAVIVPWNLPLLLLTWKVAPALACGNSVVVKPSEETPATASLLAEVLEEVGLPAGVYNVVHGFGANSAGEFLTTHPGIDGVTFTGSSATGSHVMKTVAPRVRPVSFELGGKNAAIVFDDVDIDEALTGLTKSVFTNTGQVCLCTERVYVHRSIFDDIAGGLVERAAGLRLGDPTLDATTTGPLISQAHRKKVLDYFEIAEQEGAKVLTGGGIPDLGQELSGGSWIEPTLWTGLTNKDRAVREEIFGPVAALIPFETEAEAIALANDTEYGLAASVWTNDLRRGHRVAQKMNVGISWVNTWFTRELRSPFGGMGLSGIGREGGESSLHFYTEPTNVCVQL
- a CDS encoding 2-keto-4-pentenoate hydratase — encoded protein: MTAPEDTVSALARRLDDAAQTRTDTPSLADEHTIDIDQAYRIQNELLERRTSRGESIVGIKLGFTSKAKMAQMGVSEVIVGQLTDAMCVSNGGEVDLRTFIHPKIEPEVAYRLSKDVDLDDPNVDIETCVDALAPAMEIIDSRYRDFRFTYTDVVADNTSAAGYVIGRWLPLQNVEDRSVRMEVGGETVVGSTSAILGDPARALHALLDIARRRRIPLRAGQVILAGAATAAVRLDEGVAQCTIDGLGTVTVKGVKR
- a CDS encoding RidA family protein, which produces MSGAQVIEKLAKPRGKFPHVKVVGDFVYVSGTSSRRPDNTFVGVEVDEMGTTALDIRAQTRAVIENIAAILAEVGGELSDLVQVTSYLVSMNDFGGYNEVYAELFDENGPTRTTVAVHQLPHPHLLIEISGVAYVPASRRSASEDTENAS
- a CDS encoding 3-hydroxyanthranilate 3,4-dioxygenase gives rise to the protein MTTIPPVIDFKKWIDDNRHLLQPPVNNQTMALGDDFIVQVVGGPNQRTDYHLDPYEEWFYQLEGDIHVNVMTEDGPQRVDIREGETWLLPGDIPHSPQRPTAGSIGLVIERVRKEGTLEKFQWYCLECDHKIHEVELQVRDIVADLPPVFVKFYESEEARTCDKCGTLHPGKG